Proteins from one Gossypium raimondii isolate GPD5lz chromosome 8, ASM2569854v1, whole genome shotgun sequence genomic window:
- the LOC105791144 gene encoding plastidial pyruvate kinase 2, with translation MAQVVATRSIRANFFSKASGSLQDPVEKLKPASFASKVLLPDHRKSNAVVLTRNSRITAKRASRAEPELIPVSPEDVLKREEQYEQLRGIQQVGDGSVGMWSKPTVRRKTKIVCTIGPSTNTREMVWKLAEAGMNVARLNMSHGDHASHQKVIDLVKEYNAQSKDNTIAIMLDTKGPEVRSGDLPQPITLTTGQEFTFTIKRGVGTPDCVSVNYDDFVNDVEVGDMLLVDGGMMSLVVKSKTEDSVKCEVIDGGELKSRRHLNVRGKSATLPSITEKDWDDIKFGVDNKVDFYAVSFVKDAEVVHELKNYLQSYDADIHVIVKIESADSIPNLHSIITASDGAMVARGDLGAELPIEEVPLLQEEIIRTCRSLGKAVIVATNMLESMIVHPTPTRAEVSDIAIAVREGADAVMLSGETAHGKFPLKAVKVMHTVALRTEATISGCEMPPNLGQAFKNHMSEMFAYHATMMSNTLGISTVVFTRTGFMAILLSHYRPSGTIFAFTNEKRIQQRLALYQGVCPIYMEFSDDAEETFKTALALLQRQGMVKEGEEVALVQSGRQPIWRFQSTHNIQVRKV, from the exons ATGGCTCAAGTGGTGGCCACTAGATCCATTCGTGCTAACTTCTTCAGCAAGGCCTCCGGATCCCTTCAGGACCCAGTGGAGAAGCTTAAGCCTGCGTCCTTCGCTTCCAAAGTACTCTTACCTGACCACAGGAAGAGCAACGCCGTCGTGCTTACGAGGAACTCTAGGATTACTGCCAAGAGAGCCTCACGTGCCGAGCCTGAACTTATTCCCGTTTCACCTGAGGATGTACTTAAG AGGGAGGAGCAATATGAGCAGTTAAGGGGGATTCAGCAAGTAGGTGATGGATCAGTGGGTATGTGGTCCAAGCCTACTGTTAGACGTAAAACAAAGATTgtttgcactattggtccttcaacaaACACAAGGGAAATGGTATGGAAATTGGCTGAGGCTGGAATGAATGTTGCTCGCTTGAATATGTCTCATGGAGACCATGCATCTCATCAGAAAGTTATTGATTTAGTCAAGGAATATAATGCACAATCCAAAGACAACACTATCGCAATCATGCTTGACACCAAG GGTCCTGAAGTTAGGAGCGGTGACTTGCCTCAACCAATCACATTAACAACTGGGCAGGAatttacttttacaattaagAGAGGAGTTGGGACACCTGATTGTGTTAGTGTCAACTATGATGATTTTGTTAACGATGTAGAAGTGGGTGACATGCTTCTTGTTGATG GTGGTATGATGTCATTGGTAGTGAAGTCGAAGACAGAAGATTCAGTGAAGTGTGAAGTAATTGATGGTGGTGAGCTTAAATCTAGGCGGCATTTAAATGTCCGAGGAAAAAGTGCTACACTGCCTTCTATTACAG AAAAGGACTGGGATGACATAAAATTTGGAGTAGACAATAAAGTCGACTTTTATGCTGTTTCTTTTGTTAAAGATGCAGAAGTGGTTCATGAGTTGAAGAATTATCTGCAGA GTTACGATGCAgatattcatgttattgttaaaattgaaaGTGCAGATTCTATTCCAAATTTGCATTCAATTATAACAGCATCTGATGGG GCAATGGTTGCAAGAGGAGATCTTGGTGCAGAGCTGCCAATTGAGGAGGTTCCTCTTTTGCAG GAAGAGATCATTAGAACATGTCGAAGCTTGGGGAAAGCTGTTATTGTGGCAACCAATATGCTGGAAAGCATGATTGTTCACCCAACACCAACCAGAGCAGAGGTATCTGACATTGCCATTGCTGTTCGTGAGGGTGCTGATGCTGTCATGCTTTCTGGAGAAACGGCTCACGGAAA GTTTCCGTTGAAAGCTGTTAAAGTGATGCATACAGTTGCTCTACGGACTGAAGCAACCATATCTGGCTGTGAAATGCCACCTAATCTTGGTCAAGCTTTTAAG AACCATATGAGTGAGATGTTTGCATATCATGCTACTATGATGTCAAATACTCTTGGAATCTCAACTGTTGTCTTCACTAGAACTGGTTTCATGGCTATATTACTTAGCCATTATCGTCCTTCTGGCACTATTTTTGCCTTCACAAATGA GAAAAGGATTCAACAGAGATTAGCTTTGTATCAAGGAGTATGTCCCATATATATGGAGTTCTCGGATGATGCTGAAGAAACCTTTAAAACTGCTTTAGCTTTGTTGCAG AGGCAAGGAATGGTGAAGGAAGGAGAAGAGGTGGCTCTTGTTCAGAGCGGGAGACAGCCGATCTGGCGATTCCAGTCCACACACAATATTCAGGTACGCAAAGTGTAG
- the LOC105791145 gene encoding S-type anion channel SLAH3 isoform X3 — MDHGENPVSTELQEYAEPVPQLLKLISSNEVAGFDSIMQEGETPVFPNPTNSSQPNGHQRKISISISMPSSPTGATSAGTKNVLFVQDNAKGFKNGVPESCVGSKAKPKGVKFLSQPMPKGSVFGEGANMNQNPNVKKFKDKRFDSFKTWSGKLERQLTNLRGRQQESESEDDSVRPSENEALPVDRYFDALEGPELETLRASEEIVLPDDKTWPFLLRYPISSFGICLGVSSQAIMWKTLATATSTNFLHISLTVNLILWWISVALVAIVASIYLTKVILYFEAVRREYYHPIRVNFFFAPWISLLFLAIGVPPSVASSLPVALWYVLMTPFLCLELKIYGQWMSGGQRRLSKVANPSNHLSVVGNFVGALLGASMGLKEGPIFFFAVGLAHYTVLFVTLYQRLPTNETLPKELHPVFFLFVAAPSVASMAWANIQGSFDYGSRIAYFIALFLYFSLAVRINFFRGFK; from the exons ATGGATCATGGTGAGAATCCGGTTTCAACAGAGTTGCAGGAATATGCTGAACCAGTTCCACAGCTCCTCAAACTTATATCATCCAACGAAGTGGCTGGCTTTGATAGCATCATG CAGGAAGGTGAAACGCCTGTTTTCCCAAATCCAACCAATAGTTCTCAACCCAATGGTCATCAGAGGAAGATTTCTATTTCAATCAGCATGCCTTCATCTCCTACAGGAGCTACCTCAGCAGGCACCAAGAATGTTTTATTTGTTCAGGACAATGCCAAAGGTTTCAAGAATGGAGTTCCGGAATCTTGTGTGGGTAGTAAGGCAAAGCCTAAAGGAGTCAAGTTTCTGTCTCAGCCAATGCCCAAAGGATCAGTGTTTGGGGAGGGAGCTAATATGAATCAAAATCCAAACGTCAAAAAGTTCAAGGACAAGAGGTTCGATTCATTCAAAACATGGTCTGGGAAACTTGAAAGGCAGCTAACCAATTTACGAGGAAGGCAGCAGGAAAGTGAATCAGAAGACGACTCTGTGAGACCTTCAGAGAATGAAGCCTTACCTGTGGACCGATACTTTGATGCACTTGAAGGACCAGAGTTGGAGACCCTAAGG GCTTCGGAGGAGATTGTGCTTCCAGATGACAAGACTTGGCCTTTCCTTCTTAGGTATCCAATCTCTTCATTTGGTATCTGTCTGGGAGTTAGTAGCCAAGCTATTATGTGGAAAACCCTGGCCACTGCTACCTCTACAAACTTTCTTCACATCAGCCTCACTGTAAATCTCATCCTATGGTGGATATCTGTCGCTCTGGTAGCCATTGTTGCTTCCATCTACCTTACCAAAGTGATACTCTACTTCGAAGCTGTTCGTAGAGAGTATTACCATCCCATCCGAGTCAACTTCTTTTTTGCTCCTTGGATATCTCTTCTCTTCTTGGCTATTGGGGTGCCACCTTCAGTTGCTTCATCCCTGCCTGTAGCTTTATGGTATGTTCTTATGACGCCATTCCTCTGTCTGGAGCTTAAAATCTATGGGCAGTGGATGTCAGGTGGTCAACGAAGACTTTCCAAGGTGGCTAATCCTTCCAACCATCTCTCAGTTGTTGGGAACTTTGTGGGAGCACTATTGGGTGCATCCATGGGGCTTAAAGAAGGCCCTATATTCTTCTTTGCAGTTGGATTGGCTCATTACACAGTCCTTTTTGTAACCCTTTACCAGAGACTTCCAACAAATGAAACACTCCCCAAAGAGCTCCATCCTGTATTCTTTCTGTTTGTTGCAGCACCAAGTGTTGCTTCAATGGCATGGGCCAACATCCAAGGCTCCTTCGATTACGGATCACGGATTGCCTACTTCATTGCCTTGTTCCTCTATTTCTCACTA GCAGTTCGGATTAACTTTTTCCGAGGATTCAAGTAA
- the LOC105791145 gene encoding S-type anion channel SLAH2 isoform X2: protein MDHGENPVSTELQEYAEPVPQLLKLISSNEVAGFDSIMEGETPVFPNPTNSSQPNGHQRKISISISMPSSPTGATSAGTKNVLFVQDNAKGFKNGVPESCVGSKAKPKGVKFLSQPMPKGSVFGEGANMNQNPNVKKFKDKRFDSFKTWSGKLERQLTNLRGRQQESESEDDSVRPSENEALPVDRYFDALEGPELETLRASEEIVLPDDKTWPFLLRYPISSFGICLGVSSQAIMWKTLATATSTNFLHISLTVNLILWWISVALVAIVASIYLTKVILYFEAVRREYYHPIRVNFFFAPWISLLFLAIGVPPSVASSLPVALWYVLMTPFLCLELKIYGQWMSGGQRRLSKVANPSNHLSVVGNFVGALLGASMGLKEGPIFFFAVGLAHYTVLFVTLYQRLPTNETLPKELHPVFFLFVAAPSVASMAWANIQGSFDYGSRIAYFIALFLYFSLAVRINFFRGFKFSLAWWAYTFPMTGAAIATMRYSSAVTNVVTQTLSVILSVVATLTVTALLVTTILHAFVQRDLFPNDIAIAISDRKPKSHRRWFNLIRHGSSEHNADIDTFLKFANGDTKDIEAGLKISSAEAK from the exons ATGGATCATGGTGAGAATCCGGTTTCAACAGAGTTGCAGGAATATGCTGAACCAGTTCCACAGCTCCTCAAACTTATATCATCCAACGAAGTGGCTGGCTTTGATAGCATCATG GAAGGTGAAACGCCTGTTTTCCCAAATCCAACCAATAGTTCTCAACCCAATGGTCATCAGAGGAAGATTTCTATTTCAATCAGCATGCCTTCATCTCCTACAGGAGCTACCTCAGCAGGCACCAAGAATGTTTTATTTGTTCAGGACAATGCCAAAGGTTTCAAGAATGGAGTTCCGGAATCTTGTGTGGGTAGTAAGGCAAAGCCTAAAGGAGTCAAGTTTCTGTCTCAGCCAATGCCCAAAGGATCAGTGTTTGGGGAGGGAGCTAATATGAATCAAAATCCAAACGTCAAAAAGTTCAAGGACAAGAGGTTCGATTCATTCAAAACATGGTCTGGGAAACTTGAAAGGCAGCTAACCAATTTACGAGGAAGGCAGCAGGAAAGTGAATCAGAAGACGACTCTGTGAGACCTTCAGAGAATGAAGCCTTACCTGTGGACCGATACTTTGATGCACTTGAAGGACCAGAGTTGGAGACCCTAAGG GCTTCGGAGGAGATTGTGCTTCCAGATGACAAGACTTGGCCTTTCCTTCTTAGGTATCCAATCTCTTCATTTGGTATCTGTCTGGGAGTTAGTAGCCAAGCTATTATGTGGAAAACCCTGGCCACTGCTACCTCTACAAACTTTCTTCACATCAGCCTCACTGTAAATCTCATCCTATGGTGGATATCTGTCGCTCTGGTAGCCATTGTTGCTTCCATCTACCTTACCAAAGTGATACTCTACTTCGAAGCTGTTCGTAGAGAGTATTACCATCCCATCCGAGTCAACTTCTTTTTTGCTCCTTGGATATCTCTTCTCTTCTTGGCTATTGGGGTGCCACCTTCAGTTGCTTCATCCCTGCCTGTAGCTTTATGGTATGTTCTTATGACGCCATTCCTCTGTCTGGAGCTTAAAATCTATGGGCAGTGGATGTCAGGTGGTCAACGAAGACTTTCCAAGGTGGCTAATCCTTCCAACCATCTCTCAGTTGTTGGGAACTTTGTGGGAGCACTATTGGGTGCATCCATGGGGCTTAAAGAAGGCCCTATATTCTTCTTTGCAGTTGGATTGGCTCATTACACAGTCCTTTTTGTAACCCTTTACCAGAGACTTCCAACAAATGAAACACTCCCCAAAGAGCTCCATCCTGTATTCTTTCTGTTTGTTGCAGCACCAAGTGTTGCTTCAATGGCATGGGCCAACATCCAAGGCTCCTTCGATTACGGATCACGGATTGCCTACTTCATTGCCTTGTTCCTCTATTTCTCACTA GCAGTTCGGATTAACTTTTTCCGAGGATTCAA ATTCTCATTGGCTTGGTGGGCGTACACGTTCCCGATGACCGGTGCTGCGATTGCAACCATGAGATATTCAAGTGCGGTCACAAATGTAGTAACTCAAACTCTTTCTGTCATTCTATCTGTTGTTGCTACACTCACAGTAACAGCTCTGCTTGTGACCACTATACTGCATGCCTTTGTCCAACGAGACCTCTTCCCCAATGACATTGCCATTGCTATTAGCGACAGAAAACCAAAATCTCATAGGAGGTGGTTCAATCTTATTAGACATGGAAGCTCAGAGCATAATGCAGACATTGACACTTTCTTGAAATTTGCAAATGGCGACACCAAAGACATAGAAGCTGGGCTGAAAATTTCCAGTGCAGAAGCTAAATGA
- the LOC105791145 gene encoding S-type anion channel SLAH2 isoform X1, giving the protein MDHGENPVSTELQEYAEPVPQLLKLISSNEVAGFDSIMQEGETPVFPNPTNSSQPNGHQRKISISISMPSSPTGATSAGTKNVLFVQDNAKGFKNGVPESCVGSKAKPKGVKFLSQPMPKGSVFGEGANMNQNPNVKKFKDKRFDSFKTWSGKLERQLTNLRGRQQESESEDDSVRPSENEALPVDRYFDALEGPELETLRASEEIVLPDDKTWPFLLRYPISSFGICLGVSSQAIMWKTLATATSTNFLHISLTVNLILWWISVALVAIVASIYLTKVILYFEAVRREYYHPIRVNFFFAPWISLLFLAIGVPPSVASSLPVALWYVLMTPFLCLELKIYGQWMSGGQRRLSKVANPSNHLSVVGNFVGALLGASMGLKEGPIFFFAVGLAHYTVLFVTLYQRLPTNETLPKELHPVFFLFVAAPSVASMAWANIQGSFDYGSRIAYFIALFLYFSLAVRINFFRGFKFSLAWWAYTFPMTGAAIATMRYSSAVTNVVTQTLSVILSVVATLTVTALLVTTILHAFVQRDLFPNDIAIAISDRKPKSHRRWFNLIRHGSSEHNADIDTFLKFANGDTKDIEAGLKISSAEAK; this is encoded by the exons ATGGATCATGGTGAGAATCCGGTTTCAACAGAGTTGCAGGAATATGCTGAACCAGTTCCACAGCTCCTCAAACTTATATCATCCAACGAAGTGGCTGGCTTTGATAGCATCATG CAGGAAGGTGAAACGCCTGTTTTCCCAAATCCAACCAATAGTTCTCAACCCAATGGTCATCAGAGGAAGATTTCTATTTCAATCAGCATGCCTTCATCTCCTACAGGAGCTACCTCAGCAGGCACCAAGAATGTTTTATTTGTTCAGGACAATGCCAAAGGTTTCAAGAATGGAGTTCCGGAATCTTGTGTGGGTAGTAAGGCAAAGCCTAAAGGAGTCAAGTTTCTGTCTCAGCCAATGCCCAAAGGATCAGTGTTTGGGGAGGGAGCTAATATGAATCAAAATCCAAACGTCAAAAAGTTCAAGGACAAGAGGTTCGATTCATTCAAAACATGGTCTGGGAAACTTGAAAGGCAGCTAACCAATTTACGAGGAAGGCAGCAGGAAAGTGAATCAGAAGACGACTCTGTGAGACCTTCAGAGAATGAAGCCTTACCTGTGGACCGATACTTTGATGCACTTGAAGGACCAGAGTTGGAGACCCTAAGG GCTTCGGAGGAGATTGTGCTTCCAGATGACAAGACTTGGCCTTTCCTTCTTAGGTATCCAATCTCTTCATTTGGTATCTGTCTGGGAGTTAGTAGCCAAGCTATTATGTGGAAAACCCTGGCCACTGCTACCTCTACAAACTTTCTTCACATCAGCCTCACTGTAAATCTCATCCTATGGTGGATATCTGTCGCTCTGGTAGCCATTGTTGCTTCCATCTACCTTACCAAAGTGATACTCTACTTCGAAGCTGTTCGTAGAGAGTATTACCATCCCATCCGAGTCAACTTCTTTTTTGCTCCTTGGATATCTCTTCTCTTCTTGGCTATTGGGGTGCCACCTTCAGTTGCTTCATCCCTGCCTGTAGCTTTATGGTATGTTCTTATGACGCCATTCCTCTGTCTGGAGCTTAAAATCTATGGGCAGTGGATGTCAGGTGGTCAACGAAGACTTTCCAAGGTGGCTAATCCTTCCAACCATCTCTCAGTTGTTGGGAACTTTGTGGGAGCACTATTGGGTGCATCCATGGGGCTTAAAGAAGGCCCTATATTCTTCTTTGCAGTTGGATTGGCTCATTACACAGTCCTTTTTGTAACCCTTTACCAGAGACTTCCAACAAATGAAACACTCCCCAAAGAGCTCCATCCTGTATTCTTTCTGTTTGTTGCAGCACCAAGTGTTGCTTCAATGGCATGGGCCAACATCCAAGGCTCCTTCGATTACGGATCACGGATTGCCTACTTCATTGCCTTGTTCCTCTATTTCTCACTA GCAGTTCGGATTAACTTTTTCCGAGGATTCAA ATTCTCATTGGCTTGGTGGGCGTACACGTTCCCGATGACCGGTGCTGCGATTGCAACCATGAGATATTCAAGTGCGGTCACAAATGTAGTAACTCAAACTCTTTCTGTCATTCTATCTGTTGTTGCTACACTCACAGTAACAGCTCTGCTTGTGACCACTATACTGCATGCCTTTGTCCAACGAGACCTCTTCCCCAATGACATTGCCATTGCTATTAGCGACAGAAAACCAAAATCTCATAGGAGGTGGTTCAATCTTATTAGACATGGAAGCTCAGAGCATAATGCAGACATTGACACTTTCTTGAAATTTGCAAATGGCGACACCAAAGACATAGAAGCTGGGCTGAAAATTTCCAGTGCAGAAGCTAAATGA